In Acidimicrobiales bacterium, a single window of DNA contains:
- the mftC gene encoding mycofactocin radical SAM maturase (MftC is a radical SAM/SPASM enzyme that catalyzes the first two steps in biosynthesis of the electron carrier mycofactocin from the terminal Val-Tyr dipeptide of the precursor peptide MftA.), with product MTAATPLVDLFELGLNSPICLTWELTYACNLACVHCLSSSGRRDPNELDTAECKQIIDTLQQMQVFYVNVGGGEPTVRSDFWELLDYATGHQVGVKFSTNGSRIDATAAKRLADSNYVDVQISVDGATAAVNDAVRGAGSYDTALRAMDHLAEAGFAGFKLSVVMTRHNIGQLDDLKALADHYGAQLRLTRLRPSGRGADTWHELHPTASQQRQLYDWLAARGEQVLTGDSFFHLAPYGEPLPGLGMCGAGRVVCLIDPVGDVYACPFMIHHEFRAGNVRQPGGFERVWRDANLFKELRQPTTGGSCSSCQFYGTCRGGCMAAKFFTGLPLDGPDPECAQGHGETALRSRDAPQVPRATADHSRRPRRSEPVPVNLTRRQPLARTCDANPLAGLDLNSK from the coding sequence GTGACTGCGGCGACGCCCCTCGTCGATCTGTTCGAGCTCGGCCTCAACTCGCCCATCTGCCTGACGTGGGAACTGACCTACGCCTGCAATCTGGCGTGCGTGCACTGCCTGTCCAGCTCTGGGCGACGTGATCCCAACGAGCTCGATACCGCCGAGTGCAAGCAGATCATCGACACGCTGCAGCAAATGCAGGTGTTCTACGTCAACGTCGGCGGCGGCGAGCCCACCGTTCGTTCCGACTTCTGGGAGCTACTCGACTACGCCACCGGCCACCAGGTGGGAGTGAAGTTCTCGACCAACGGCAGCAGGATCGACGCCACCGCGGCGAAACGGCTGGCGGACAGCAACTACGTCGACGTGCAGATCTCTGTTGACGGCGCGACCGCCGCCGTCAACGACGCCGTGCGCGGCGCCGGCTCATACGACACGGCGCTCCGAGCCATGGACCACCTGGCGGAGGCCGGTTTTGCCGGTTTCAAGCTCTCGGTGGTCATGACCCGACACAACATCGGCCAGCTGGACGATCTCAAGGCGCTGGCCGACCACTACGGCGCCCAGCTGCGTCTGACCCGGCTGCGCCCATCGGGTCGCGGCGCGGACACCTGGCACGAGCTGCATCCGACGGCCAGTCAGCAGCGCCAGCTGTACGACTGGCTGGCCGCACGCGGCGAGCAGGTGCTTACCGGGGACTCGTTCTTCCACCTGGCCCCATACGGCGAGCCACTGCCCGGGCTGGGGATGTGCGGGGCTGGTCGAGTGGTCTGCCTTATCGATCCCGTCGGCGACGTGTACGCCTGCCCGTTCATGATCCACCACGAGTTCCGAGCCGGCAACGTCCGCCAGCCCGGCGGCTTCGAGCGCGTGTGGCGCGACGCGAACCTGTTCAAGGAACTGCGCCAACCCACGACGGGGGGCTCGTGCTCCTCCTGCCAGTTCTACGGCACTTGCCGAGGCGGGTGCATGGCCGCCAAGTTCTTTACGGGGTTGCCACTGGACGGCCCCGACCCCGAATGCGCGCAAGGCCACGGCGAGACCGCGTTGCGAAGCCGCGACGCGCCTCAGGTACCGCGTGCCACCGCCGATCATTCCCGCCGTCCACGGCGGTCGGAGCCGGTGCCGGTCAATCTGACTCGACGCCAACCCCTGGCCCGCACGTGCGACGCCAACCCGCTCGCCGGCCTCGATCTGAACAGCAAATGA
- a CDS encoding mycofactocin-coupled SDR family oxidoreductase, whose translation MTGRVGGKVAFITGAARGQGRSHAITLAREGADIIAIDIEGQIESVPYPMSAPGDMERTVKEVEALDRRIVATKADVRDYNAVKQALDDGVAQLGRLDIVSANAGIFSIGTLDQIPEQTWQDVIDTDLTGVWHTAKAAIPHLRAGGGGSMILTSSLQGLKPAQNIGHYVAAKHGVVGLMRSLALELSPDMIRVNSVHPTMVDTDMVMNDATYALFRPDLAHPTADDMAVAAQASNTLPIPWVEPADISNAVLWLASDESRYVTGVALSVDAGANIK comes from the coding sequence ATGACAGGACGAGTCGGAGGCAAGGTTGCCTTCATTACCGGGGCGGCTCGCGGTCAGGGCCGCAGCCACGCCATCACCCTTGCGCGAGAAGGGGCCGACATCATCGCGATCGACATCGAGGGACAGATCGAGTCGGTGCCCTATCCGATGTCGGCTCCCGGTGACATGGAGCGCACGGTCAAGGAGGTCGAGGCGCTCGACCGGCGGATTGTCGCCACCAAGGCAGACGTGCGGGACTACAACGCGGTGAAGCAGGCGCTCGACGACGGCGTGGCGCAACTGGGCCGGTTGGACATCGTCAGCGCCAACGCCGGCATCTTCAGCATCGGGACGCTCGATCAGATCCCGGAACAGACCTGGCAGGACGTGATCGACACTGATCTCACCGGCGTCTGGCATACCGCCAAGGCGGCGATCCCGCACCTGCGGGCCGGGGGAGGCGGGTCGATGATCCTGACCAGCTCCCTCCAGGGGTTGAAGCCAGCGCAGAACATCGGCCATTACGTGGCGGCCAAACACGGCGTAGTGGGACTTATGCGCTCCCTTGCCCTCGAGCTGAGTCCGGACATGATTCGGGTCAACAGCGTGCATCCCACCATGGTCGACACCGACATGGTCATGAACGACGCCACTTACGCGCTGTTTCGCCCGGACCTGGCGCACCCGACCGCCGACGACATGGCCGTAGCTGCGCAAGCGTCGAACACGCTACCGATCCCTTGGGTCGAGCCCGCAGACATAAGCAACGCCGTCCTGTGGCTGGCCTCGGATGAGTCCCGTTACGTGACCGGAGTGGCGCTGTCCGTCGACGCCGGCGCAAACATCAAATAG
- the mftD gene encoding pre-mycofactocin synthase MftD (MftD, an enzyme found in the mycofactocin biosynthesis locus, performs an oxidative deamination of 3-amino-5-[(p-hydroxyphenyl)methyl]-4,4-dimethyl-2-pyrrolidinone (AHDP). The resulting compound, now called pre-mycofactocin (PMFT), is a biologically active redox cofactor that can oxidize the non-exchangeable NADH of TIGR03971 family SDR-type oxidoreductases.), translating to MRNKWFESVAEAERRAKKTLPRGVYWAVYAGSEKGVTLAGNVEAFTELGFAPHVAGQPAKRDLSTTVMGLSVSMPVVCSPTGVQAVHPDGEVAVARAAANKGTAVGLSSFGSKPIEEVTAANPKTLFQMYWIGDRDEMAARVERARAAGAAGLILTLDWTFANGRDWGSPWIPERLNFEAIVRYLPQAIVRPRWLARYARTLRPPDLTVPNMVRAGLPAPTFFGAYGQWMATPPPSWEDVAWLRQQWGGPFMVKGVTREDDAKRAVEAGATAISVSNHGGNDLDGTPATIRALPAVAAAVGDDAEVLLDGGIRRGGDVVKALALGARAVMIGRPYLWGLAANGQAGVENVLDILRSGIDSALLGLGRASVHDVTVDDLVIPPGFSRELGSAA from the coding sequence ATGCGCAACAAGTGGTTCGAGTCGGTGGCCGAAGCGGAGCGGCGGGCCAAGAAGACACTGCCAAGGGGGGTGTACTGGGCCGTTTACGCTGGTTCCGAGAAGGGGGTGACTCTGGCGGGCAACGTGGAGGCGTTCACCGAGCTGGGGTTCGCCCCACACGTAGCCGGGCAGCCAGCCAAGCGCGACCTGTCCACCACTGTGATGGGCCTGTCGGTGTCGATGCCCGTGGTGTGCTCGCCGACGGGCGTGCAGGCCGTGCACCCCGACGGGGAGGTCGCCGTCGCCCGGGCTGCCGCGAACAAGGGTACGGCCGTGGGGTTGAGCTCGTTCGGCAGCAAACCGATCGAGGAAGTCACGGCGGCCAACCCCAAGACCCTGTTCCAGATGTACTGGATCGGCGACCGCGACGAGATGGCGGCGCGGGTCGAACGGGCCCGCGCCGCGGGGGCAGCTGGGCTGATCCTCACCCTCGACTGGACGTTCGCCAATGGCCGCGACTGGGGTAGCCCCTGGATCCCCGAGCGGCTGAACTTCGAGGCCATCGTGCGCTACCTGCCACAGGCGATCGTGCGGCCGCGGTGGCTAGCCCGATACGCCCGGACGCTGCGCCCGCCGGACCTGACGGTGCCGAACATGGTGCGCGCCGGCTTGCCCGCGCCGACCTTCTTCGGCGCCTACGGCCAGTGGATGGCCACGCCGCCTCCGTCGTGGGAGGACGTGGCCTGGCTGCGTCAGCAATGGGGCGGGCCGTTCATGGTCAAAGGCGTCACGCGGGAGGACGACGCCAAACGGGCCGTCGAGGCGGGGGCGACTGCCATCTCGGTTTCCAACCACGGCGGCAACGACCTGGACGGCACGCCAGCCACGATCCGAGCGCTGCCAGCGGTCGCCGCCGCGGTCGGCGACGACGCAGAGGTGCTGCTCGACGGTGGGATTCGCCGCGGCGGTGACGTCGTCAAGGCCCTCGCCCTCGGCGCCCGGGCCGTGATGATCGGCCGGCCCTATCTGTGGGGCCTGGCGGCCAATGGCCAGGCCGGGGTGGAGAACGTGCTCGACATCCTGCGCTCCGGCATCGATTCGGCGTTGCTCGGCCTGGGGCGAGCGTCGGTGCACGACGTAACCGTCGACGACCTCGTGATTCCGCCTGGGTTCAGCCGCGAGCTCGGCTCTGCCGCGTAA